The following nucleotide sequence is from Desulfomicrobium macestii.
GTCCGATGTGGACTGGGGCGAGCTTGATTTTCTGGTCATCGATTCCCCTCCTGGCACGGGCGACGAGCCAATGGCCGTGCTCAAGACAGTCCCCGATGCCCTGAGCATCGTCATCACGACGCCTCAAGAAATTTCTTTGGCAGACGTGCGAAAATCGATTAACTTTCTTCAGTATGTGAAGGCGAACATTCTCGGTGTCGTCGAGAACATGAGCGGTCTGATCTGTCCGCACTGTGCGCAGAAGATCGACCTGTTCAAGAAGGGCGGAGGAGAGGAGCTGGCCAGAAAATATTCGCTGCCGTTTCTCGGCGCCATCCCGCTTGATCCGGTCACGGTGGTCGCCGGGGATCTGGGCAAGCCCGTGGTCATGCTCGATATTGAATGTCCGGCCAAGACGGCCTTGCTTGAGATGGCGGACCGGGTCATCGCCGCCGCCGAAAACAGCCTGGAGGCCGTTTCAAGCAGTCATGTATAGGAAAATGGTGATACGAATTTCATGAAACGTGGCTTGGTACTTTCATTTCTTGTTGTCCTGCAGTTTTTTCTCTTGGCTGGACAAAGCGTCCACGCCAAAGGAATCTATTATATGGTCAAGGAGGATGGAAGTCTTTGCATAACGGACATTCCAAATTCAAGAAAATACAAGCCATACAAGTTTCAAAAGACGATCAATTATATACGGAATGCAATTGTTGCCTTCAAGCGCGATCACAGAAGCGTTGAAGAAGTGAACACCATAGTCTCCGGCTTATGTTCCAAATATGATGTAGACAAAAAACTCGTGATGGCGGTGATTGATGTCGAGTCCGGATTCAATGCCGCTGCGGTTTCAACCGCCGGGGCGCAGGGCTTGATGCAGATCATGCCTGAAACAGGAAGGGATCTCGATCTTGAGGATCCTTTCGATCCATCGGAAAATATCGATGCGGGTATTCGTTATCTCAAGTATTTGCTTGATACATTTCCTGATAGGCGTCTTGCTGTCGCGGCATATAATGCAGGGCCAAATGCCGTTAAAAAATATGGAGGAATCCCTCCATACGCCGAAACTCAAAACTATGTAGATAAAGTTTGGGCGCGACTTCAACATTATGAATAAAAAAATGATGAACGTACCAAATGCCCTCACGGTGTTTCGAATATTGGCGGTGCCTTTTATTATCGCCTTGCTGTATTTCCCCAACCCGACAACCTGTCTGTTGGCGACGGTCTTCTTTCTTGTCGCCATCCTTACCGATCTAGCTGACGGCTTCTGGGCCAGAAAGTACAATCAGGTCACCAATTTCGGGAAATTCCTCGATCCTTTGGCAGACAAGATACTCATTGCATCGGTCCTGATCATGCTGGTGGAGTTGAATTGGATTCCGGCTTGGATCGCGATCATTGTCATTGTCCGGGAATTGCTTGTCACCGGATTGCGAGCCATAGCCGCGGACAAGGGGCAGGTTATCGCGGCAGACAAATATGGAAAGATGAAGACAATCATGCAGAGCGTCGCGCTGGTCCCGCTCATTTATCACTACCCGTTTTTTGGGATCGACACTGCGCAATTGGGCTTTTTGCTGCTGCTTGTCGCGGTGGTGCTCACTCTGTACTCGGGGTGGAATTATCTTTACGGCTTTTATCGGATTTGGGGTGACTGAACTTTGCATTTTGTTTCTCTGAATTTTAGTGTACAGATAAACCCAACTTATTTGAACTGAAGGGTGCGACAAGAATCTGCTTGCCTATCACAGATTTTCATTTTTTGCGGACAGTTCCTT
It contains:
- a CDS encoding Mrp/NBP35 family ATP-binding protein, translated to MSETNSSCSSCSGKNTLGTIQDSPETKLERQDKVIASTLSKIKYKLFVMSGKGGVGKSSVSTNLAAALAIKGYKVGLLDVDIHGPSVPHLLGLTGLLDIDPQKGIQPKRYSENLAVVSMESLLKDPDQAVLWKGPMKTSAIRQFVSDVDWGELDFLVIDSPPGTGDEPMAVLKTVPDALSIVITTPQEISLADVRKSINFLQYVKANILGVVENMSGLICPHCAQKIDLFKKGGGEELARKYSLPFLGAIPLDPVTVVAGDLGKPVVMLDIECPAKTALLEMADRVIAAAENSLEAVSSSHV
- a CDS encoding lytic transglycosylase domain-containing protein, which produces MKRGLVLSFLVVLQFFLLAGQSVHAKGIYYMVKEDGSLCITDIPNSRKYKPYKFQKTINYIRNAIVAFKRDHRSVEEVNTIVSGLCSKYDVDKKLVMAVIDVESGFNAAAVSTAGAQGLMQIMPETGRDLDLEDPFDPSENIDAGIRYLKYLLDTFPDRRLAVAAYNAGPNAVKKYGGIPPYAETQNYVDKVWARLQHYE
- the pgsA gene encoding CDP-diacylglycerol--glycerol-3-phosphate 3-phosphatidyltransferase — its product is MMNVPNALTVFRILAVPFIIALLYFPNPTTCLLATVFFLVAILTDLADGFWARKYNQVTNFGKFLDPLADKILIASVLIMLVELNWIPAWIAIIVIVRELLVTGLRAIAADKGQVIAADKYGKMKTIMQSVALVPLIYHYPFFGIDTAQLGFLLLLVAVVLTLYSGWNYLYGFYRIWGD